A portion of the Candidatus Bathyarchaeia archaeon genome contains these proteins:
- a CDS encoding NADH:ubiquinone oxidoreductase: MTLADGILRWAIKRSPWVLHFNSGACNACDIEVVALLTPKYDFERFGIVLKSSPRHADVLLVTGAVT, encoded by the coding sequence GTGACGCTGGCAGATGGTATACTTAGATGGGCTATTAAGAGGTCACCTTGGGTTCTTCACTTTAATTCTGGCGCATGTAATGCCTGCGATATTGAAGTCGTCGCTTTATTAACGCCAAAATACGATTTTGAAAGGTTTGGGATCGTCCTTAAGTCCTCGCCTAGGCATGCAGATGTTTTACTTGTGACTGGTGCCGTGACA